A single Chryseobacterium sp. DNA region contains:
- a CDS encoding efflux transporter outer membrane subunit, with product MKSLLNIIKGITFSVFILGAITSCMARKEYERPKNVVDEKLFRTDMLPSDSTSIANISWKEIFTDPILQGYISKALENNLDIRIALESINSAEAYLKQSKAAYQPTLSVGPNYTFQTQSINTQFGQIIGSRRYVNQFDITASIGWEADIWGKLKAQEKAQLATYLGTVAAHKAVKSSLVSSIASAYYQLLTFDAQKKIITETIAVREKNLETTKALKTSGTVTEVAVQQSEALVFNAKSLLIDIDTQIQLLENTMSLLMGEPSHAIERSTLEGQQLPIDLKLGYPAQLLANRPDVMRAEYSLMNAFELTNAAKAQFYPTLKITGSGGVQSVDIDHLFSVNSLFANVVAGLAQPILNKRQIKTNYDVSLANQETAYLNFRKTVLTAGKEVSDAIRVFSVQDSFIELKEKELDAYKKSVDYSQELVNYGMANYLEVLNASVNSLNAELNISNARYSKMKAAVELYQALGGGWK from the coding sequence ATGAAGAGTTTATTAAACATTATAAAAGGAATAACTTTTTCAGTTTTCATATTGGGAGCCATTACATCCTGTATGGCCAGAAAGGAATATGAAAGACCGAAGAACGTGGTTGACGAAAAGCTTTTCCGTACAGATATGCTTCCTTCAGACAGTACGAGTATTGCAAATATCTCCTGGAAAGAAATCTTCACAGATCCGATCCTTCAGGGGTATATTTCCAAGGCGCTGGAAAACAACCTTGATATCAGAATTGCTTTGGAGAGCATTAATTCTGCAGAGGCTTATCTGAAACAAAGTAAAGCTGCTTACCAGCCAACGCTTTCGGTTGGTCCTAACTATACTTTTCAAACGCAGTCTATCAATACGCAGTTTGGACAGATCATCGGATCAAGGCGTTATGTGAATCAATTTGATATTACAGCAAGTATAGGCTGGGAAGCTGATATCTGGGGCAAACTGAAAGCACAGGAAAAGGCACAGTTAGCGACCTATTTAGGAACCGTTGCAGCTCATAAGGCTGTAAAAAGCAGTCTGGTTTCTTCTATTGCTTCCGCCTATTATCAGTTGCTGACTTTTGATGCTCAGAAAAAGATCATCACGGAAACAATTGCGGTACGTGAGAAAAATTTAGAAACAACCAAGGCTTTAAAGACCTCCGGAACTGTTACAGAAGTAGCGGTACAGCAAAGTGAAGCTCTTGTTTTCAATGCAAAATCTTTACTGATTGATATCGATACACAGATACAGCTGCTTGAAAACACGATGAGCCTTTTAATGGGTGAACCGTCACATGCTATCGAAAGATCTACATTGGAAGGTCAGCAGCTCCCGATCGATCTGAAATTAGGATATCCTGCTCAGCTACTGGCTAACCGCCCGGATGTGATGAGGGCAGAGTACAGCCTGATGAATGCTTTCGAGCTCACGAATGCTGCCAAAGCTCAGTTTTACCCTACCTTGAAGATCACGGGAAGCGGCGGGGTACAGTCTGTAGACATCGACCATCTGTTCAGCGTGAATTCACTATTTGCAAATGTTGTAGCCGGATTGGCACAGCCGATCTTAAATAAAAGACAGATCAAGACCAACTATGATGTGAGTCTTGCCAATCAGGAAACAGCATATTTAAACTTTAGAAAAACCGTTCTTACCGCAGGAAAAGAAGTTTCTGACGCGATCAGAGTATTCTCGGTACAGGATTCTTTTATTGAACTGAAAGAAAAAGAACTGGATGCTTACAAAAAATCGGTTGACTATTCCCAGGAATTGGTTAACTATGGTATGGCCAATTACCTGGAAGTATTAAATGCAAGTGTTAATTCATTGAATGCGGAACTTAATATTTCCAATGCACGGTACAGTAAAATGAAAGCTGCTGTGGAGCTTTACCAAGCTTTAGGCGGAGGCTGGAAATAA
- a CDS encoding BtrH N-terminal domain-containing protein, protein MKIENLKPFAGQHCETTATGTLLLQIGIELSEPMLFGLGEGLSFIYWNMKTMDFPFIGGRIKTDLLTKNLAKNLNLELTVKETSSQQKAWDNVKALLDNGQIVGVKLDCYHLEYFSNPFHFAGHYAAIYGYDSENAFIVDTKQQGGLVQTSLKSLAMARAEKGPMASKNLYYTIRKTDQKIDLKKAISTAIKNNTTEYLNPPITNISYKGILKTSTEMIKWFTTSKDIEGEFNQAAMLMEKAGTGGALFRNLYRDFLKESYELLQFDQLKTGYEAFTEIAELWTSVAQLLEKVSQTKELKYIQQASDLLKTISNKEKKTMELLTTL, encoded by the coding sequence ATGAAAATAGAAAACCTGAAACCTTTTGCCGGACAACATTGTGAGACTACAGCAACAGGAACATTATTGCTGCAAATCGGAATTGAACTTTCCGAACCTATGCTTTTCGGGCTGGGTGAAGGCCTTAGCTTTATCTATTGGAATATGAAAACAATGGACTTCCCTTTCATTGGGGGACGAATAAAAACAGACCTGCTGACTAAAAACTTGGCTAAAAATTTAAACCTTGAATTAACGGTTAAAGAAACATCTTCACAGCAAAAGGCATGGGATAATGTAAAAGCACTTCTTGACAACGGACAGATAGTCGGTGTGAAATTGGACTGCTATCATTTGGAATATTTTTCAAACCCTTTTCATTTTGCAGGTCATTACGCCGCAATTTATGGCTATGATAGCGAAAATGCATTCATAGTGGATACCAAACAACAAGGCGGTCTGGTACAAACCTCTTTAAAAAGCTTGGCAATGGCACGCGCCGAAAAAGGACCTATGGCTTCTAAAAACTTGTATTATACCATCCGGAAAACAGACCAAAAAATCGATCTGAAAAAAGCAATATCAACAGCGATCAAAAATAACACGACAGAGTATCTGAATCCACCCATTACGAATATATCCTACAAAGGGATTTTAAAAACAAGCACTGAGATGATCAAATGGTTTACTACCAGTAAAGACATTGAAGGTGAATTTAATCAAGCGGCAATGCTGATGGAAAAAGCAGGAACAGGTGGGGCTTTATTCAGAAATTTGTATCGTGATTTTTTGAAAGAAAGTTATGAACTGCTCCAATTTGATCAGCTTAAAACAGGATATGAAGCATTCACAGAAATTGCAGAATTATGGACATCTGTAGCTCAATTGCTTGAAAAAGTAAGTCAAACAAAAGAACTTAAATATATTCAACAAGCCTCAGATCTTTTAAAGACAATATCCAACAAAGAAAAAAAGACCATGGAGCTATTGACAACCCTATAA
- a CDS encoding GNAT family N-acetyltransferase, which translates to MKLHIQSIDNSHSEQAIDLILNIQQKEFNIPITISDQPDLLQIEGFYKKTGGNFWGAFIEGELVGSIALVKFYERAGAIRKMFVKKEFRGKEFNIAQILLDVLVTFCRENGIDDLYLGTVTVLKAAQRFYERNHFTKIEKEKLPASFPLMSADDIFYRLNLN; encoded by the coding sequence ATGAAGTTGCATATTCAATCCATAGACAATTCTCATTCAGAACAGGCCATTGATTTGATTCTGAATATCCAGCAGAAAGAATTTAATATTCCGATTACAATCAGCGATCAACCGGATTTGCTGCAAATTGAAGGCTTTTATAAGAAAACCGGCGGCAACTTCTGGGGTGCTTTTATAGAGGGTGAACTGGTGGGATCCATCGCTCTGGTGAAGTTTTATGAAAGGGCAGGAGCCATCAGGAAGATGTTTGTCAAAAAAGAATTCCGAGGGAAAGAATTCAATATTGCCCAGATCTTACTGGATGTCTTAGTTACTTTCTGCCGTGAAAACGGAATCGATGATTTATACCTGGGGACGGTCACGGTCCTGAAGGCTGCACAGCGGTTCTATGAACGCAATCATTTTACAAAAATTGAAAAAGAGAAACTTCCGGCCTCCTTTCCATTAATGAGTGCAGACGATATATTTTACCGCCTAAACCTCAACTGA